In the Helianthus annuus cultivar XRQ/B chromosome 11, HanXRQr2.0-SUNRISE, whole genome shotgun sequence genome, one interval contains:
- the LOC110888173 gene encoding uncharacterized protein LOC110888173: protein MVLSQSDQVIHTQIQFKADRKVVLCSFIYAENSYQARRVLWEDLSKHNSLARDKPWLILGDFNVALSLDDCSSGSSSLSIGMRDFYDCVKQLEILDIPCHGMHFTWNQKPREGIGVLKKLDRIMGNVHLLSLFPDGFAFFHPPRISDHTPCVFKSSSAHRPKPRPFKFPNFITSKPEFMPAVIQEWSNSVTGHTMFSVVTKMKNLKTTFRKILHKQGNLHERVSSLRKQLDHIQQQIDANPSDSCLRELQSSCLRDFQVAAYDEECFLKQKAKADWLSAGDANTSYFHKCVKSRNARSKISCIIDAHGNQFEGDDIPAVFVNHYTNFWVLRTK from the coding sequence ATGGTTCTTTCCCAATCGGACCAAGTTATACATACTCAGATCCAATTTAAGGCAGACAGGAAAGTGGTCCTTTGCTCCTTTATTTATGCTGAAAACTCTTACCAAGCTAGGCGTGTGCTTTGGGAGGATCTTTCCAAGCATAATAGTTTGGCTCGAGATAAGCCGTGGTTAATTCTTGGTGATTTTAATGTGGCTCTTAGCCTAGATGATTGTTCTTCGGGCTCTTCTAGCCTATCTATTGGCATGAGGGATTTCTATGACTGTGTCAAGCAGTTGGAGATCCTAGATATTCCTTGTCATGGTATGCACTTCACATGGAATCAAAAGCCGAGAGAGGGTATTGGTGTCTTGAAGAAGCTTGATCGGATCATGGGTAATGTTCATCTCCTCTCTTTATTTCCGGACGGGTTTGCTTTCTTTCATCCTCCTCGCATTTCGGATCATACACCTTGTGTGTTTAAATCGTCTTCGGCTCACCGTCCTAAGCCGAGACCTTTTAAATTTCCGAACTTTATAACATCAAAGCCGGAGTTTATGCCAGCTGTTATTCAGGAGTGGTCAAATAGTGTAACGGGTCATACTATGTTTTCGGTGGTCACGAAAATGAAGAACCTCAAGACAACTTTTCGTAAGATTCTCCATAAGCAGGGTAACCTTCATGAACGTGTGTCTTCTCTCCGGAAACAACTTGATCATATTCAGCAGCAAATTGATGCTAACCCATCGGATTCTTGCTTGCGTGAGTTGCAATCTTCGTGCCTTCGTGATTTTCAAGTCGCGGCTTATGATGAGGAATGCTTTCTTAAGCAGAAAGCCAAGGCTGATTGGCTTAGTGCGGGTGATGCTAATACTTCGTATTTCCATAAGTGTGTGAAAAGTAGAAACGCGAGAAGTAAAATTTCGTGTATTATAGATGCTCATGGTAACCAGTTCGAGGGTGATGATATCCCGGCTGTTTTCGTTAATCATTACACGAATTTTTGGGTACTTCGGACCAAGTAG